The genomic window GTGCGCGCCTACGCCCTGCCCCTCAGCGTGACGGGCCTGCTGATTGCCATCTACCACAACCTGCTGTACTACGGCGTCATTCCCGAGGGCCTGACCCAGTGTGCCGCCGGCGTGTCCTGCACCGCGCGGCAGATCGAGTGGTTGGGGTTCGTCACCATCCCGCTGCTGAGCCTGACCGCCTTCAGCATCATCACCCTCAGCCTCCTGTTCACGAAAGTCCGAGGTGCCCAGTGACCAGCCCACGCAACACCGTCCTCCTGCTTCTCGCCCTCGGCAGCCTCGCCGTCCTCGCCACACTGCTGGTGCTGGGTGCCGCGAACCGCGAGGCACCTCAGAGCCGCCTCACTCCCGTCCAGGCCAGCGAACGTCTGGTTCGGACCGATAGCCCCACCCTTGGCCCTGCCGATGCCCCGGTCACGGTCGTGGAGTTCTTCGACCCCGAGTGTGAGTCCTGCCGGGCCATCGAACCCGACC from Deinococcus terrestris includes these protein-coding regions:
- a CDS encoding disulfide oxidoreductase produces the protein MTHTWRQFMPYVAWLQALIATTGSLYFSEVMHLPPCTLCWYQRIMMYPLVFVLAVSLLTQDRRVRAYALPLSVTGLLIAIYHNLLYYGVIPEGLTQCAAGVSCTARQIEWLGFVTIPLLSLTAFSIITLSLLFTKVRGAQ